The Syntrophorhabdaceae bacterium genome includes the window CATTATTCGGGGGGGCGATGAGAGCGTTGCGGCGGGCCGCATGCATTGCAGCTGCATCCGGACTCTTCCTCCTGGTCCTTTCAGCTCTCATCCACGCCGGGGTCGATCCCATTTATCAGGAGGGTCTGGACAGGCTTCAGGAAGACCTCCAGAAACAGGGGTTCGCCAGCGAGGAACTCGCGAAGATCTTTTCCGACAGCCGCTTCGAACTCTATCCGCGCATAGTCGGCAGGACCGGAAAAGGCATGAACTACCTGGGCCGGCGGTTCGGCCTCTTGACGAAACGATCGATCAAACGCGGCCGGAGCATGCTGGAGACATACGGGGATTCGTTGAGAAACGCCGAGAGATCGTACGGAGTTGAAAAGGAGATCATCGTAGCCATTCTCAGGGTGGAGACGAATTTCGGTTCTGCAACCGGGGTCTACCCGGTCCTCAACAGTCTCGCGACGATGGCCATCATTGATAACAGGCGCTCGGAATGGGCCCGCAAGGAGCTTTCCGAACTTCTCGCCATCTGCAAGGAGCAGAACAGGGACCCCTTTACGATACGCGGTTCCTGGGCAGGGGCCTTCGGCATCTCCCAATTCATCCCGTCTTCTTATGT containing:
- a CDS encoding lytic murein transglycosylase, whose amino-acid sequence is MRALRRAACIAAASGLFLLVLSALIHAGVDPIYQEGLDRLQEDLQKQGFASEELAKIFSDSRFELYPRIVGRTGKGMNYLGRRFGLLTKRSIKRGRSMLETYGDSLRNAERSYGVEKEIIVAILRVETNFGSATGVYPVLNSLATMAIIDNRRSEWARKELSELLAICKEQNRDPFTIRGSWAGAFGISQFIPSSYVRFAVDGNSDGKVDLFTMSDAVASVANYLKSHGWEKGRPKENRQAVYAYNHCDSYVKAVFAYAKALSK